In Zingiber officinale cultivar Zhangliang chromosome 6A, Zo_v1.1, whole genome shotgun sequence, a single genomic region encodes these proteins:
- the LOC121998338 gene encoding histone H3.2: MARTKQTARKSTGGKAPRKQLATKAARKSAPATGGVKKPHRFRPGTVALREIRKYQKSTELLIRKLPFQRLVREIAQDFKTDLRFQSSAVAALQEAAEAYLVGLFEDTNLCAIHAKRVTIMPKDIQLARRIRGERA, encoded by the coding sequence ATGGCTCGGACGAAGCAGACGGCGAGAAAATCCACCGGAGGGAAGGCCCCGCGCAAGCAACTGGCGACCAAGGCAGCTCGCAAATCGGCGCCTGCCACCGGCGGTGTGAAGAAGCCCCATCGATTCCGCCCTGGCACGGTGGCGCTGCGGGAGATCCGCAAGTACCAGAAGAGCACAGAGCTTCTGATCCGTAAGCTCCCGTTCCAGCGTCTTGTCCGTGAGATTGCCCAGGACTTCAAGACGGACCTCCGGTTCCAGAGCTCTGCTGTAGCAGCGCTCCAGGAGGCGGCGGAGGCCTATCTGGTTGGTCTCTTTGAGGATACCAATCTATGCGCCATCCATGCCAAGCGGGTGACTATAATGCCCAAGGACATTCAACTTGCTCGCAGGATCCGTGGGGAGAGGGCTTAA